One Falco biarmicus isolate bFalBia1 chromosome 9, bFalBia1.pri, whole genome shotgun sequence genomic region harbors:
- the MAMDC4 gene encoding apical endosomal glycoprotein isoform X2, which produces MAGQAVLALLLLLARTILPRGSVVTSSCSSSARQLCDFVCNCSNCSDENQCGYLRGSAVLGTPFTCDFEEGNCGWQDVSTSTYRWARGRASLALWGRGPHSDHTLGTDLGWFMLTVSPTAKTTATAWLRSPVMREAAATCEIRAWYHLSGSGLSQTEWPVLRLTMAYGDEVVGLWQSPERGGEGWHQLVAYPGRIVQQFQLFFSLTQPPSREAELVLDDIVFRNCGLQEPRQQVCRPEESRCDRGSCLAQHRFCDGTDDCGDGSDENATLCKSFTFCSFEQNLCSWEAEVGQPAWERNTSLNLGTAYGIPTRDHSNNSRAGFFLHVRSTSAAGASGTARLSSPAFQATNSCSLVLYYHLHGSATSSLNISYVTGSTKHLVRERMGDLGSCWVRERVDFNVTGIFKVLIEGAAGSAGTVAIDDLILSPGCVRAQEKLSTTLPSRAGAGPCTAGEVACDSGDCISAELVCDFAETCADGSDEKRCGATTFEMGAGGWHDVSVGQLRWGLQRGTEPTDNSLTGAFLAVQAGEGQMVAAAKARTPVLGPSSPACAMEMSYRMRSSPQGFLAVSVMDHTTGTTHLAWHMQGHDGTAKGRVRVPLGERTRPFQVELLALVNLQDSESAAIDNVTFLQCHPSVVPPGAMELSCNFERGMCGWYQDRSSDFGWVRSTGQGQGSDHTTGSGYFLAADPSAPGSRGQRAQLVTYPQEPATTPRCLSFWYRLAGPQIGTLNLKLRLEGAEEMVLWTQRGTHGSIWHRGRATLPATGQQRYRVAFEALRDGFLGDMALDDLALTVGPCGAELSCSFEADACGLVAIGQRTWLRQSNGTGTTAGPPADHSTGTATGHYMVVSTDRGSLPAGDMAALISQPYQSSMPAQCLAFWYQLSAGTPGSLGVSVKQSGVRRKVMSVSAGEGYAWHRSHVTVLPDGDWQVIFEVVGAGGDHGYIALDDLHVSDGACPEPASCDFERDMCGWTSPSDPRLHSFAWGWKSGVPLTKYPGPEQDHTLGTRNGHYVHFDTSVLGPGGTSAWLESQHLPAAADSCLRFWYHMDIPEHLSCGELRVMLHSVAGQRTVWSMVGHQSRGWQGAVVPVRSPSEFQIIFEITARRWPMEGTVALDDIVYSAREGCHSILEVPMEEKSSSSLVVEVALGLLLAIIILALVAAGGRYWLKQRGLASRTLAESNTPQGFDNITFRDDKVIISSVPKEGDED; this is translated from the exons ATGGCGGGACAGGCAGTGCTcgccctcctgctgctgctgg CCAGGACTATCCTCCCCAGAGGGTCCGTGgtcaccagcagctgcagcagctcggCCAGGCAGCTCTGTGACTTCGTCTGCAACTGCAGCAACTGCTCCGACGAGAATCAGTGTG GGTACCTGCGgggctcagcagtgctgggcacCCCCTTCACCTGTGATTTCGAGGAAGGCAACTGTGGCTGGCAGGACGTGAGCACCTCGACTTACAGAtgggcgcggggccgggccagcctggccctgtggggcaggggacccCACTCAGACCATACCCTGGGCACTGACTTGG GGTGGTTCATGCTGACTGTGTCCCCCACGGCAAAGACTACAGCCACAGCCTGGCTCAGGTCACCAGTGATGCGGGAAGCAGCTGCCACGTGTGAGATCAGGGCCTGGTACCATCTCTCAGGAAGCG ggctcagccagacaGAGTGGCCAGTGCTGCGTCTGACCATGGCATATGGGGACGAGgtggtggggctgtggcagAGCCCTGAGCGCGGAGGCGagggctggcaccagctggTTGCCTACCCGGGCCGGATTGTACAGCAGTTCCAG cttttcttctccctgacACAACCACCCTCACGCgaggcagagctggtgcttGACGACATCGTCTTCAGGAACTGTGGCTTGCAGG AGCCTCGGCAGCAGGTCTGCAGGCCGGAGGAGAGCCGCTGTGACCGGGGGTCCTGCCTGGCCCAGCACCGCTTCTGTGATGGCACCGACGACTGCGGGGACGGCTCAGACGAGAATGCGACACTGTGCA AGTCCTTCACTTTCTGCTCCTTTGAGCAAAATCTCTGCAGCTGGGAGGCTGAGGTCGGGCAGCCAGCATGGGAGAGGAACACAAGCCTGAACCTGGGGACCGCGTACGGCATCCCCACCCGGGACCACAGTAATAACAGCAGGGCAG gtttttttctccacgTGCGCAGCACCTCAGCCGCGGGGGCCagcggcacggcacggctcaGCAGCCCCGCTTTCCAGGCCACCAACTCCTGCTCG CTTGTGCTGTACTACCACCTGCACGGctcagccaccagcagcctcaACATCTCCTACGTGACCGGCTCCACCAAGCACTTGGTGAGGGAGAGGATGGGGGacctgggcagctgctgggtcCGGGAGAGAGTGGACTTCAACGTGACAGGGATCTTCAAG GTGCTGATCGAGGGGGCGGCCGGCAGTGCAGGGACCGTGGCCATCGATGACTTGATCTTGTCTCCGGGCTGCGTGCGGGCACAGG AGAAGCTTTCAACCACGCTGCCGAGTCGGGCAGGTGCTGGCCCCTGCACAGCTGGGGAGGTGGCCTGTGACAGCGGGGACTGCATCAGCGCAGAGCTGGTCTGTGACTTCGCCGAGACGTGCGCCGACGGCTCTGATGAGAAGCGCTGTG GAGCAACCACCTTCGAGAtgggggccgggggctggcaCGACGTCAGCGTGGGGCAGCTGCGCTGGGGCTTGCAGCGCGGCACCGAGCCCACCGACAACAGCCTCACAG GAGCTTTCCTGGCCGTCCAGGCAGGAGAAGGACAAATGGTGGCTGCTGCGAAGGCACGCACGCCTGTGCTGGGTCCTTCCAGCCCCGCCTGTGCCATGGAGATGAGCTACCGCATGCGCAGCAGCCCCCAAG GCTTCCTTGCCGTCAGTGTCATGGATCACACCACTGGTACTACCCACCTGGCCTGGCACATGCAGGGGCACGATGGCACAGCCAAGGGACGTGTCCGTGTCCCACTGGGAGAGAGGACCCGACCCTTCCAG GTCGAGCTGCTGGCGCTGGTGAATCTGCAGGACTCTGAGAGTGCTGCCATCGACAACGTGACGTTCTTGCAGTGCCACCCCAGTGTGGTGCCACCGGGAGCCATGG AGTTGTCCTGCAACTTTGAGAGGGGCATGTGTGGCTGGTACCAGGATCGGTCCAGTGACTTCGGATGGGTCCGCAGcacggggcaggggcagggctccGACCACACCACTGGCTCAG GCTACTTCTTGGCTGCGGACCCCTCTGCGCCAGGGAGCCGCGGGCAGCGGGCACAGCTTGTCACCTACCCCCAGGAGCCCGCCACCACCCCACGCTGCCTCTCCTTCTGGTACCGTCTGGCCGGCCCGCAGATTG GCACCCTGAACCTGAAACTGCggctggagggagcagaggagatGGTGCTATGGACTCAGCGGGGGACCCACGGCAGCATCTGGCACCGAGGACGGGCGACGCTGCCTGCCACAGGCCAGCAGCGGTACCGG GTGGCCTTCGAGGCACTGCGGGATGGGTTCCTGGGGGACATGGCGCTGGATGACCTGGCGCTGACAGTGGGGCCCTGCGGGGCTGAGCTCTCCTGCTCCTTTGAGGCGGATGCCTGCGGGCTGGTGGCCATCGGGCAGCGCACCTGGCTGCGGCAGAGCAATGGCACCGGCACCACTGCCGGCCCCCCGGCTGACCACAGCACTGGCACTGCCACAG GCCATTACATGGTGGTGAGCACGGACAggggctccctgcctgcaggggaCATGGCTGCCCTCATCTCCCAGCCCTACCAGTCCTCCATGCCCGCCCAGTGCCTGGCCTTCTGGTACCAGCTGAGTGCCGGGACCCCAG GCTCCCTCGGGGTCTCCGTGAAGCAGAGTGGGGTGCGGAGGAAGGTGATGAGCGTGAGCGCCGGGGAGGGGTACGCCTGGCACCGCAGCCATGTCACCGTCCTGCCGGATGGGGACTGGCAG GTGATATTTGaggtggtgggagctgggggtgaCCATGGGTACATTGCACTGGATGACCTGCATGTGTCGGACGGAGCCTGCCCTGAGCCAG CATCCTGTGACTTCGAGCGGGATATGTGTGGCTGGACCAGCCCCTCGGACCCCCGCCTGCACAGCTTCGCCTGGGGCTGGAAAAGCGGGGTCCCCCTCACCAAGTACCCTGGCCCCGAGCAGGATCACACCCTGGGCACAAGGAATG gTCACTACGTGCACTTCGACACCAGTGTGCTGGGCCCCGGGGGCACCAGTGCCTGGCTGGAAAgccagcacctgcctgctgctgccgaCTCCTGCCTGCGGTTCTGGTACCACATGGACATCCCAGAGCACCTCT cctgcGGGGAGCTGCGGGTGATGCTGCACAGCGTGGCAGGGCAGCGCACGGTGTGGAGCATGGTGGGGCATCAGagccggggctggcagggcgCTGTGGTGCCTGTGCGGAGCCCCAGCGAGTTCCAG ATCATCTTTGAGATCACTGCACGGAGGTGGCCAATGGAGGGGACAGTGGCACTGGATGACATTGTGTACAGCGCCAGGGAGGGCTGTCATTCCATCCTGGAGGTGCCAATGGAAG AGAAATCCTCCAGCAGCCTTGTGGTAGAGGTGGCACTCGGTCTTCTCCTGGCCATCATCATCCTGGcgctggtggctgctggaggcCGGTACTGGCTGAAGCAGCGAGGGCTGGCGAGCAGGACACTGGCAGAGAGCAACACTCCCCAGGGCTTTGACAACATCACTTTTCGAGAT GACAAGGTCATTATCTCTTCAGTGCCAAAAGAGGGGGATGAGGATTGA
- the MAMDC4 gene encoding apical endosomal glycoprotein isoform X1, with amino-acid sequence MSPAGHVSSVTCSGHTPCLDPCGVFSPIVSLVARTILPRGSVVTSSCSSSARQLCDFVCNCSNCSDENQCGYLRGSAVLGTPFTCDFEEGNCGWQDVSTSTYRWARGRASLALWGRGPHSDHTLGTDLGWFMLTVSPTAKTTATAWLRSPVMREAAATCEIRAWYHLSGSGLSQTEWPVLRLTMAYGDEVVGLWQSPERGGEGWHQLVAYPGRIVQQFQLFFSLTQPPSREAELVLDDIVFRNCGLQEPRQQVCRPEESRCDRGSCLAQHRFCDGTDDCGDGSDENATLCKSFTFCSFEQNLCSWEAEVGQPAWERNTSLNLGTAYGIPTRDHSNNSRAGFFLHVRSTSAAGASGTARLSSPAFQATNSCSLVLYYHLHGSATSSLNISYVTGSTKHLVRERMGDLGSCWVRERVDFNVTGIFKVLIEGAAGSAGTVAIDDLILSPGCVRAQEKLSTTLPSRAGAGPCTAGEVACDSGDCISAELVCDFAETCADGSDEKRCGATTFEMGAGGWHDVSVGQLRWGLQRGTEPTDNSLTGAFLAVQAGEGQMVAAAKARTPVLGPSSPACAMEMSYRMRSSPQGFLAVSVMDHTTGTTHLAWHMQGHDGTAKGRVRVPLGERTRPFQVELLALVNLQDSESAAIDNVTFLQCHPSVVPPGAMELSCNFERGMCGWYQDRSSDFGWVRSTGQGQGSDHTTGSGYFLAADPSAPGSRGQRAQLVTYPQEPATTPRCLSFWYRLAGPQIGTLNLKLRLEGAEEMVLWTQRGTHGSIWHRGRATLPATGQQRYRVAFEALRDGFLGDMALDDLALTVGPCGAELSCSFEADACGLVAIGQRTWLRQSNGTGTTAGPPADHSTGTATGHYMVVSTDRGSLPAGDMAALISQPYQSSMPAQCLAFWYQLSAGTPGSLGVSVKQSGVRRKVMSVSAGEGYAWHRSHVTVLPDGDWQVIFEVVGAGGDHGYIALDDLHVSDGACPEPASCDFERDMCGWTSPSDPRLHSFAWGWKSGVPLTKYPGPEQDHTLGTRNGHYVHFDTSVLGPGGTSAWLESQHLPAAADSCLRFWYHMDIPEHLSCGELRVMLHSVAGQRTVWSMVGHQSRGWQGAVVPVRSPSEFQIIFEITARRWPMEGTVALDDIVYSAREGCHSILEVPMEEKSSSSLVVEVALGLLLAIIILALVAAGGRYWLKQRGLASRTLAESNTPQGFDNITFRDDKVIISSVPKEGDED; translated from the exons ATGTCACCTGCAGGTCACGTGTCCTCTGTCACCTGCTCTGGGCACACACCATGCCTGGATCCTTGCGGGGTTTTCAGCCCCATTGTCTCTCTGGTAGCCAGGACTATCCTCCCCAGAGGGTCCGTGgtcaccagcagctgcagcagctcggCCAGGCAGCTCTGTGACTTCGTCTGCAACTGCAGCAACTGCTCCGACGAGAATCAGTGTG GGTACCTGCGgggctcagcagtgctgggcacCCCCTTCACCTGTGATTTCGAGGAAGGCAACTGTGGCTGGCAGGACGTGAGCACCTCGACTTACAGAtgggcgcggggccgggccagcctggccctgtggggcaggggacccCACTCAGACCATACCCTGGGCACTGACTTGG GGTGGTTCATGCTGACTGTGTCCCCCACGGCAAAGACTACAGCCACAGCCTGGCTCAGGTCACCAGTGATGCGGGAAGCAGCTGCCACGTGTGAGATCAGGGCCTGGTACCATCTCTCAGGAAGCG ggctcagccagacaGAGTGGCCAGTGCTGCGTCTGACCATGGCATATGGGGACGAGgtggtggggctgtggcagAGCCCTGAGCGCGGAGGCGagggctggcaccagctggTTGCCTACCCGGGCCGGATTGTACAGCAGTTCCAG cttttcttctccctgacACAACCACCCTCACGCgaggcagagctggtgcttGACGACATCGTCTTCAGGAACTGTGGCTTGCAGG AGCCTCGGCAGCAGGTCTGCAGGCCGGAGGAGAGCCGCTGTGACCGGGGGTCCTGCCTGGCCCAGCACCGCTTCTGTGATGGCACCGACGACTGCGGGGACGGCTCAGACGAGAATGCGACACTGTGCA AGTCCTTCACTTTCTGCTCCTTTGAGCAAAATCTCTGCAGCTGGGAGGCTGAGGTCGGGCAGCCAGCATGGGAGAGGAACACAAGCCTGAACCTGGGGACCGCGTACGGCATCCCCACCCGGGACCACAGTAATAACAGCAGGGCAG gtttttttctccacgTGCGCAGCACCTCAGCCGCGGGGGCCagcggcacggcacggctcaGCAGCCCCGCTTTCCAGGCCACCAACTCCTGCTCG CTTGTGCTGTACTACCACCTGCACGGctcagccaccagcagcctcaACATCTCCTACGTGACCGGCTCCACCAAGCACTTGGTGAGGGAGAGGATGGGGGacctgggcagctgctgggtcCGGGAGAGAGTGGACTTCAACGTGACAGGGATCTTCAAG GTGCTGATCGAGGGGGCGGCCGGCAGTGCAGGGACCGTGGCCATCGATGACTTGATCTTGTCTCCGGGCTGCGTGCGGGCACAGG AGAAGCTTTCAACCACGCTGCCGAGTCGGGCAGGTGCTGGCCCCTGCACAGCTGGGGAGGTGGCCTGTGACAGCGGGGACTGCATCAGCGCAGAGCTGGTCTGTGACTTCGCCGAGACGTGCGCCGACGGCTCTGATGAGAAGCGCTGTG GAGCAACCACCTTCGAGAtgggggccgggggctggcaCGACGTCAGCGTGGGGCAGCTGCGCTGGGGCTTGCAGCGCGGCACCGAGCCCACCGACAACAGCCTCACAG GAGCTTTCCTGGCCGTCCAGGCAGGAGAAGGACAAATGGTGGCTGCTGCGAAGGCACGCACGCCTGTGCTGGGTCCTTCCAGCCCCGCCTGTGCCATGGAGATGAGCTACCGCATGCGCAGCAGCCCCCAAG GCTTCCTTGCCGTCAGTGTCATGGATCACACCACTGGTACTACCCACCTGGCCTGGCACATGCAGGGGCACGATGGCACAGCCAAGGGACGTGTCCGTGTCCCACTGGGAGAGAGGACCCGACCCTTCCAG GTCGAGCTGCTGGCGCTGGTGAATCTGCAGGACTCTGAGAGTGCTGCCATCGACAACGTGACGTTCTTGCAGTGCCACCCCAGTGTGGTGCCACCGGGAGCCATGG AGTTGTCCTGCAACTTTGAGAGGGGCATGTGTGGCTGGTACCAGGATCGGTCCAGTGACTTCGGATGGGTCCGCAGcacggggcaggggcagggctccGACCACACCACTGGCTCAG GCTACTTCTTGGCTGCGGACCCCTCTGCGCCAGGGAGCCGCGGGCAGCGGGCACAGCTTGTCACCTACCCCCAGGAGCCCGCCACCACCCCACGCTGCCTCTCCTTCTGGTACCGTCTGGCCGGCCCGCAGATTG GCACCCTGAACCTGAAACTGCggctggagggagcagaggagatGGTGCTATGGACTCAGCGGGGGACCCACGGCAGCATCTGGCACCGAGGACGGGCGACGCTGCCTGCCACAGGCCAGCAGCGGTACCGG GTGGCCTTCGAGGCACTGCGGGATGGGTTCCTGGGGGACATGGCGCTGGATGACCTGGCGCTGACAGTGGGGCCCTGCGGGGCTGAGCTCTCCTGCTCCTTTGAGGCGGATGCCTGCGGGCTGGTGGCCATCGGGCAGCGCACCTGGCTGCGGCAGAGCAATGGCACCGGCACCACTGCCGGCCCCCCGGCTGACCACAGCACTGGCACTGCCACAG GCCATTACATGGTGGTGAGCACGGACAggggctccctgcctgcaggggaCATGGCTGCCCTCATCTCCCAGCCCTACCAGTCCTCCATGCCCGCCCAGTGCCTGGCCTTCTGGTACCAGCTGAGTGCCGGGACCCCAG GCTCCCTCGGGGTCTCCGTGAAGCAGAGTGGGGTGCGGAGGAAGGTGATGAGCGTGAGCGCCGGGGAGGGGTACGCCTGGCACCGCAGCCATGTCACCGTCCTGCCGGATGGGGACTGGCAG GTGATATTTGaggtggtgggagctgggggtgaCCATGGGTACATTGCACTGGATGACCTGCATGTGTCGGACGGAGCCTGCCCTGAGCCAG CATCCTGTGACTTCGAGCGGGATATGTGTGGCTGGACCAGCCCCTCGGACCCCCGCCTGCACAGCTTCGCCTGGGGCTGGAAAAGCGGGGTCCCCCTCACCAAGTACCCTGGCCCCGAGCAGGATCACACCCTGGGCACAAGGAATG gTCACTACGTGCACTTCGACACCAGTGTGCTGGGCCCCGGGGGCACCAGTGCCTGGCTGGAAAgccagcacctgcctgctgctgccgaCTCCTGCCTGCGGTTCTGGTACCACATGGACATCCCAGAGCACCTCT cctgcGGGGAGCTGCGGGTGATGCTGCACAGCGTGGCAGGGCAGCGCACGGTGTGGAGCATGGTGGGGCATCAGagccggggctggcagggcgCTGTGGTGCCTGTGCGGAGCCCCAGCGAGTTCCAG ATCATCTTTGAGATCACTGCACGGAGGTGGCCAATGGAGGGGACAGTGGCACTGGATGACATTGTGTACAGCGCCAGGGAGGGCTGTCATTCCATCCTGGAGGTGCCAATGGAAG AGAAATCCTCCAGCAGCCTTGTGGTAGAGGTGGCACTCGGTCTTCTCCTGGCCATCATCATCCTGGcgctggtggctgctggaggcCGGTACTGGCTGAAGCAGCGAGGGCTGGCGAGCAGGACACTGGCAGAGAGCAACACTCCCCAGGGCTTTGACAACATCACTTTTCGAGAT GACAAGGTCATTATCTCTTCAGTGCCAAAAGAGGGGGATGAGGATTGA
- the MAMDC4 gene encoding apical endosomal glycoprotein isoform X3, producing the protein MSPAGHVSSVTCSGHTPCLDPCGVFSPIVSLVARTILPRGSVVTSSCSSSARQLCDFVCNCSNCSDENQCGYLRGSAVLGTPFTCDFEEGNCGWQDVSTSTYRWARGRASLALWGRGPHSDHTLGTDLGWFMLTVSPTAKTTATAWLRSPVMREAAATCEIRAWYHLSGSGLSQTEWPVLRLTMAYGDEVVGLWQSPERGGEGWHQLVAYPGRIVQQFQLFFSLTQPPSREAELVLDDIVFRNCGLQEPRQQVCRPEESRCDRGSCLAQHRFCDGTDDCGDGSDENATLCKSFTFCSFEQNLCSWEAEVGQPAWERNTSLNLGTAYGIPTRDHSNNSRAGFFLHVRSTSAAGASGTARLSSPAFQATNSCSLVLYYHLHGSATSSLNISYVTGSTKHLVRERMGDLGSCWVRERVDFNVTGIFKVLIEGAAGSAGTVAIDDLILSPGCVRAQEKLSTTLPSRAGAGPCTAGEVACDSGDCISAELVCDFAETCADGSDEKRCGATTFEMGAGGWHDVSVGQLRWGLQRGTEPTDNSLTGAFLAVQAGEGQMVAAAKARTPVLGPSSPACAMEMSYRMRSSPQGFLAVSVMDHTTGTTHLAWHMQGHDGTAKGRVRVPLGERTRPFQVELLALVNLQDSESAAIDNVTFLQCHPSVVPPGAMELSCNFERGMCGWYQDRSSDFGWVRSTGQGQGSDHTTGSGYFLAADPSAPGSRGQRAQLVTYPQEPATTPRCLSFWYRLAGPQIGTLNLKLRLEGAEEMVLWTQRGTHGSIWHRGRATLPATGQQRYRVAFEALRDGFLGDMALDDLALTVGPCGAELSCSFEADACGLVAIGQRTWLRQSNGTGTTAGPPADHSTGTATGHYMVVSTDRGSLPAGDMAALISQPYQSSMPAQCLAFWYQLSAGTPGSLGVSVKQSGVRRKVMSVSAGEGYAWHRSHVTVLPDGDWQVIFEVVGAGGDHGYIALDDLHVSDGACPEPASCDFERDMCGWTSPSDPRLHSFAWGWKSGVPLTKYPGPEQDHTLGTRNGHYVHFDTSVLGPGGTSAWLESQHLPAAADSCLRFWYHMDIPEHLSCGELRVMLHSVAGQRTVWSMVGHQSRGWQGAVVPVRSPSEFQIIFEITARRWPMEGTVALDDIVYSAREGCHSILEVPMEGQGHYLFSAKRGG; encoded by the exons ATGTCACCTGCAGGTCACGTGTCCTCTGTCACCTGCTCTGGGCACACACCATGCCTGGATCCTTGCGGGGTTTTCAGCCCCATTGTCTCTCTGGTAGCCAGGACTATCCTCCCCAGAGGGTCCGTGgtcaccagcagctgcagcagctcggCCAGGCAGCTCTGTGACTTCGTCTGCAACTGCAGCAACTGCTCCGACGAGAATCAGTGTG GGTACCTGCGgggctcagcagtgctgggcacCCCCTTCACCTGTGATTTCGAGGAAGGCAACTGTGGCTGGCAGGACGTGAGCACCTCGACTTACAGAtgggcgcggggccgggccagcctggccctgtggggcaggggacccCACTCAGACCATACCCTGGGCACTGACTTGG GGTGGTTCATGCTGACTGTGTCCCCCACGGCAAAGACTACAGCCACAGCCTGGCTCAGGTCACCAGTGATGCGGGAAGCAGCTGCCACGTGTGAGATCAGGGCCTGGTACCATCTCTCAGGAAGCG ggctcagccagacaGAGTGGCCAGTGCTGCGTCTGACCATGGCATATGGGGACGAGgtggtggggctgtggcagAGCCCTGAGCGCGGAGGCGagggctggcaccagctggTTGCCTACCCGGGCCGGATTGTACAGCAGTTCCAG cttttcttctccctgacACAACCACCCTCACGCgaggcagagctggtgcttGACGACATCGTCTTCAGGAACTGTGGCTTGCAGG AGCCTCGGCAGCAGGTCTGCAGGCCGGAGGAGAGCCGCTGTGACCGGGGGTCCTGCCTGGCCCAGCACCGCTTCTGTGATGGCACCGACGACTGCGGGGACGGCTCAGACGAGAATGCGACACTGTGCA AGTCCTTCACTTTCTGCTCCTTTGAGCAAAATCTCTGCAGCTGGGAGGCTGAGGTCGGGCAGCCAGCATGGGAGAGGAACACAAGCCTGAACCTGGGGACCGCGTACGGCATCCCCACCCGGGACCACAGTAATAACAGCAGGGCAG gtttttttctccacgTGCGCAGCACCTCAGCCGCGGGGGCCagcggcacggcacggctcaGCAGCCCCGCTTTCCAGGCCACCAACTCCTGCTCG CTTGTGCTGTACTACCACCTGCACGGctcagccaccagcagcctcaACATCTCCTACGTGACCGGCTCCACCAAGCACTTGGTGAGGGAGAGGATGGGGGacctgggcagctgctgggtcCGGGAGAGAGTGGACTTCAACGTGACAGGGATCTTCAAG GTGCTGATCGAGGGGGCGGCCGGCAGTGCAGGGACCGTGGCCATCGATGACTTGATCTTGTCTCCGGGCTGCGTGCGGGCACAGG AGAAGCTTTCAACCACGCTGCCGAGTCGGGCAGGTGCTGGCCCCTGCACAGCTGGGGAGGTGGCCTGTGACAGCGGGGACTGCATCAGCGCAGAGCTGGTCTGTGACTTCGCCGAGACGTGCGCCGACGGCTCTGATGAGAAGCGCTGTG GAGCAACCACCTTCGAGAtgggggccgggggctggcaCGACGTCAGCGTGGGGCAGCTGCGCTGGGGCTTGCAGCGCGGCACCGAGCCCACCGACAACAGCCTCACAG GAGCTTTCCTGGCCGTCCAGGCAGGAGAAGGACAAATGGTGGCTGCTGCGAAGGCACGCACGCCTGTGCTGGGTCCTTCCAGCCCCGCCTGTGCCATGGAGATGAGCTACCGCATGCGCAGCAGCCCCCAAG GCTTCCTTGCCGTCAGTGTCATGGATCACACCACTGGTACTACCCACCTGGCCTGGCACATGCAGGGGCACGATGGCACAGCCAAGGGACGTGTCCGTGTCCCACTGGGAGAGAGGACCCGACCCTTCCAG GTCGAGCTGCTGGCGCTGGTGAATCTGCAGGACTCTGAGAGTGCTGCCATCGACAACGTGACGTTCTTGCAGTGCCACCCCAGTGTGGTGCCACCGGGAGCCATGG AGTTGTCCTGCAACTTTGAGAGGGGCATGTGTGGCTGGTACCAGGATCGGTCCAGTGACTTCGGATGGGTCCGCAGcacggggcaggggcagggctccGACCACACCACTGGCTCAG GCTACTTCTTGGCTGCGGACCCCTCTGCGCCAGGGAGCCGCGGGCAGCGGGCACAGCTTGTCACCTACCCCCAGGAGCCCGCCACCACCCCACGCTGCCTCTCCTTCTGGTACCGTCTGGCCGGCCCGCAGATTG GCACCCTGAACCTGAAACTGCggctggagggagcagaggagatGGTGCTATGGACTCAGCGGGGGACCCACGGCAGCATCTGGCACCGAGGACGGGCGACGCTGCCTGCCACAGGCCAGCAGCGGTACCGG GTGGCCTTCGAGGCACTGCGGGATGGGTTCCTGGGGGACATGGCGCTGGATGACCTGGCGCTGACAGTGGGGCCCTGCGGGGCTGAGCTCTCCTGCTCCTTTGAGGCGGATGCCTGCGGGCTGGTGGCCATCGGGCAGCGCACCTGGCTGCGGCAGAGCAATGGCACCGGCACCACTGCCGGCCCCCCGGCTGACCACAGCACTGGCACTGCCACAG GCCATTACATGGTGGTGAGCACGGACAggggctccctgcctgcaggggaCATGGCTGCCCTCATCTCCCAGCCCTACCAGTCCTCCATGCCCGCCCAGTGCCTGGCCTTCTGGTACCAGCTGAGTGCCGGGACCCCAG GCTCCCTCGGGGTCTCCGTGAAGCAGAGTGGGGTGCGGAGGAAGGTGATGAGCGTGAGCGCCGGGGAGGGGTACGCCTGGCACCGCAGCCATGTCACCGTCCTGCCGGATGGGGACTGGCAG GTGATATTTGaggtggtgggagctgggggtgaCCATGGGTACATTGCACTGGATGACCTGCATGTGTCGGACGGAGCCTGCCCTGAGCCAG CATCCTGTGACTTCGAGCGGGATATGTGTGGCTGGACCAGCCCCTCGGACCCCCGCCTGCACAGCTTCGCCTGGGGCTGGAAAAGCGGGGTCCCCCTCACCAAGTACCCTGGCCCCGAGCAGGATCACACCCTGGGCACAAGGAATG gTCACTACGTGCACTTCGACACCAGTGTGCTGGGCCCCGGGGGCACCAGTGCCTGGCTGGAAAgccagcacctgcctgctgctgccgaCTCCTGCCTGCGGTTCTGGTACCACATGGACATCCCAGAGCACCTCT cctgcGGGGAGCTGCGGGTGATGCTGCACAGCGTGGCAGGGCAGCGCACGGTGTGGAGCATGGTGGGGCATCAGagccggggctggcagggcgCTGTGGTGCCTGTGCGGAGCCCCAGCGAGTTCCAG ATCATCTTTGAGATCACTGCACGGAGGTGGCCAATGGAGGGGACAGTGGCACTGGATGACATTGTGTACAGCGCCAGGGAGGGCTGTCATTCCATCCTGGAGGTGCCAATGGAAG GACAAGGTCATTATCTCTTCAGTGCCAAAAGAGGGGGATGA